The following coding sequences are from one Anguilla rostrata isolate EN2019 chromosome 16, ASM1855537v3, whole genome shotgun sequence window:
- the adat1 gene encoding tRNA-specific adenosine deaminase 1 isoform X2: MCALADSTWSADEIARLCYNRFDELPKRGKPEPGREWTLLAAVVKVSEAPSQGQPGRKVVEKEVVSLGTGTKCIGQSAMSPRGDVLNDSHAEVIARRGFVRYLTEELRRAVVGEDSRVFCPGDERGKWRLLDGVSFLFFTSHTPCGDASIIPMMDGQSQPCLPIGTVGRADGTNEAPAVTDGGGTLKRQTEGEEGGACKRPRLDTEEEEEEEEEAVRAPEDLLSPAERGAADADVANAGGPEERARDVHRTGAKCVPGARADPREAGPGYHSVGALRVKPGRGEPTRSLSCSDKLARWAALGCQGALLSHYLQGAIRFGAVVTGKCPYSPAAMERALISRCAQVTGLPVGYELQPPQLLQSGLEFAHSQAQTERSHRQGQGRVSPCGAAISWCAVTDQPLDVTANGYKQGVTRKALGTDKSRSLICKAELFRCFLNLLAVTADSQLPQSLRGKELQTYWDYKQAAQTYQQAWLQLRTQAFPLWLRSPRDLLLFR, translated from the exons ATGTGTGCG CTTGCAGACAGTACGTGGTCCGCTGATGAAATTGCCCGTCTGTGCTACAATCGCTTCGACGAATTACCAAAAAGAGGCAAGCCAGAGCCGGGACGAGAGTGGACGCTTCTGGCGGCGGTTGTGAAAGTGTCCGAAGCACCGTCACAGGGTCAACCTGGACGAAAAGTCG TTGAAAAGGAGGTGGTGTCCTTGGGGACGGGTACCAAATGCATTGGACAGTCAGCCATGAGCCCCCGCG GTGATGTGCTAAATGACAGCCATGCTGAGGTCATCGCCAGGAGGGGCTTCGTCAG gtaCCTGACAGAGGAGCTGAGGAGGGCGGTGGTTGGGGAGGACAGCAGGGTGTTTTGCCCCGGAGACGAGCGGGGAAAATGGCGGCTGCTGGACGGCGTCTCGTTCCTCTTCTTCACCAGCCACACCCCCT GTGGCGATGCCTCCATCATCCCCATGATGGACGGCCAGTCGCAGCCCTGTCTACCAATCGGGACGGTGGGGCGAGCCGACGGAACCAATGAGGCGCCTGCAGTTACAGACGGGGGCGGGACCCTGAAACggcagacagagggggaggagggcggggcctgcaAACGCCCCCGGCTGGAtaccgaggaagaggaggaggaggaggaggaggcggtcAGAGCACCTGAGGACCTCCTCTCTCCCGCCGAACGCGGCGCCGCGGACGCCGACGTCGCTAACGCTGGAGGTCCGGAGGAGCGGGCTCGGGACGTCCACAGGACGGGGGCCAAGTGCGTCCCGGGGGCCCGCGCGGACCCccgggaggcggggccggggtACCACAGCGTGGGGGCGCTGAGGGTGAagccggggcggggggagccCACCCGCTCGCTCTCCTGCAGCGACAAGCTGGCGCGCTGGGCCGCGCTGGGCTGCCAGGGCGCGCTGCTCTCGCActacctgcagggggcgatcCGCTTCGGCGCCGTGGTCACGGGGAAGTGTCCCTACAGCCCGGCGGCCATGGAGAGGGCGCTGATCAGCAG GTGTGCGCAGGTAACGGGGCTGCCCGTCGGGTACGAGCTGCAGCCGCCGCAGCTGCTGCAGTCCGGTCTGGAGTTTGCGCACAGCCAGGCGCAGACGGAGCGCAGCCACCGGCAGGGCCAGGGCAGGGTCTCACCCTGCGGCGCAG CCATCAGCTGGTGCGCCGTCACTGACCAGCCACTAGATGTCACTGCAAACGGCTACAAACAGGGCGTGACAAGGAAGGCTCTTGGCACAGACAAATCCAG gtcTTTGATCTGTAAGGCCGAGCTCTTCCGCTGCTTTCTGAACCTGCTGGCAGTCACCGCAGACTCCCAACTCCCACAATCCCTGAG GGGGAAGGAGCTGCAGACATACTGGGACTACAAGCAGGCTGCGCAGACGTACCAGCAGGCCTGGCTGCAGCTGCGCACGCAGGCCTTCCCACTGTGGCTGCGCAGCCCTCGAGACCTGCTGCTGTTCCGCTGA
- the adat1 gene encoding tRNA-specific adenosine deaminase 1 isoform X3, producing MCDTCSCSTVEKEVVSLGTGTKCIGQSAMSPRGDVLNDSHAEVIARRGFVRYLTEELRRAVVGEDSRVFCPGDERGKWRLLDGVSFLFFTSHTPCGDASIIPMMDGQSQPCLPIGTVGRADGTNEAPAVTDGGGTLKRQTEGEEGGACKRPRLDTEEEEEEEEEAVRAPEDLLSPAERGAADADVANAGGPEERARDVHRTGAKCVPGARADPREAGPGYHSVGALRVKPGRGEPTRSLSCSDKLARWAALGCQGALLSHYLQGAIRFGAVVTGKCPYSPAAMERALISRCAQVTGLPVGYELQPPQLLQSGLEFAHSQAQTERSHRQGQGRVSPCGAAISWCAVTDQPLDVTANGYKQGVTRKALGTDKSRSLICKAELFRCFLNLLAVTADSQLPQSLRGDDNAKHNEDTMGSDALSFSLIQLHRGKELQTYWDYKQAAQTYQQAWLQLRTQAFPLWLRSPRDLLLFR from the exons ATGTGTgacacctgctcctgctccacagTTGAAAAGGAGGTGGTGTCCTTGGGGACGGGTACCAAATGCATTGGACAGTCAGCCATGAGCCCCCGCG GTGATGTGCTAAATGACAGCCATGCTGAGGTCATCGCCAGGAGGGGCTTCGTCAG gtaCCTGACAGAGGAGCTGAGGAGGGCGGTGGTTGGGGAGGACAGCAGGGTGTTTTGCCCCGGAGACGAGCGGGGAAAATGGCGGCTGCTGGACGGCGTCTCGTTCCTCTTCTTCACCAGCCACACCCCCT GTGGCGATGCCTCCATCATCCCCATGATGGACGGCCAGTCGCAGCCCTGTCTACCAATCGGGACGGTGGGGCGAGCCGACGGAACCAATGAGGCGCCTGCAGTTACAGACGGGGGCGGGACCCTGAAACggcagacagagggggaggagggcggggcctgcaAACGCCCCCGGCTGGAtaccgaggaagaggaggaggaggaggaggaggcggtcAGAGCACCTGAGGACCTCCTCTCTCCCGCCGAACGCGGCGCCGCGGACGCCGACGTCGCTAACGCTGGAGGTCCGGAGGAGCGGGCTCGGGACGTCCACAGGACGGGGGCCAAGTGCGTCCCGGGGGCCCGCGCGGACCCccgggaggcggggccggggtACCACAGCGTGGGGGCGCTGAGGGTGAagccggggcggggggagccCACCCGCTCGCTCTCCTGCAGCGACAAGCTGGCGCGCTGGGCCGCGCTGGGCTGCCAGGGCGCGCTGCTCTCGCActacctgcagggggcgatcCGCTTCGGCGCCGTGGTCACGGGGAAGTGTCCCTACAGCCCGGCGGCCATGGAGAGGGCGCTGATCAGCAG GTGTGCGCAGGTAACGGGGCTGCCCGTCGGGTACGAGCTGCAGCCGCCGCAGCTGCTGCAGTCCGGTCTGGAGTTTGCGCACAGCCAGGCGCAGACGGAGCGCAGCCACCGGCAGGGCCAGGGCAGGGTCTCACCCTGCGGCGCAG CCATCAGCTGGTGCGCCGTCACTGACCAGCCACTAGATGTCACTGCAAACGGCTACAAACAGGGCGTGACAAGGAAGGCTCTTGGCACAGACAAATCCAG gtcTTTGATCTGTAAGGCCGAGCTCTTCCGCTGCTTTCTGAACCTGCTGGCAGTCACCGCAGACTCCCAACTCCCACAATCCCTGAG GGGTGATGACAACGCAAAACACAATGAGGACACAATGGGAAGCGATGCGTTATCATTCTCACTAATACAGTTGCACAG GGGGAAGGAGCTGCAGACATACTGGGACTACAAGCAGGCTGCGCAGACGTACCAGCAGGCCTGGCTGCAGCTGCGCACGCAGGCCTTCCCACTGTGGCTGCGCAGCCCTCGAGACCTGCTGCTGTTCCGCTGA
- the adat1 gene encoding tRNA-specific adenosine deaminase 1 isoform X4 has translation MCALADSTWSADEIARLCYNRFDELPKRGKPEPGREWTLLAAVVKVSEAPSQGQPGRKVVEKEVVSLGTGTKCIGQSAMSPRGDVLNDSHAEVIARRGFVRYLTEELRRAVVGEDSRVFCPGDERGKWRLLDGVSFLFFTSHTPCGDASIIPMMDGQSQPCLPIGTVGRADGTNEAPAVTDGGGTLKRQTEGEEGGACKRPRLDTEEEEEEEEEAVRAPEDLLSPAERGAADADVANAGGPEERARDVHRTGAKCVPGARADPREAGPGYHSVGALRVKPGRGEPTRSLSCSDKLARWAALGCQGALLSHYLQGAIRFGAVVTGKCPYSPAAMERALISRCAQVTGLPVGYELQPPQLLQSGLEFAHSQAQTERSHRQGQGRVSPCGAAISWCAVTDQPLDVTANGYKQGVTRKALGTDKSSCMPACSCF, from the exons ATGTGTGCG CTTGCAGACAGTACGTGGTCCGCTGATGAAATTGCCCGTCTGTGCTACAATCGCTTCGACGAATTACCAAAAAGAGGCAAGCCAGAGCCGGGACGAGAGTGGACGCTTCTGGCGGCGGTTGTGAAAGTGTCCGAAGCACCGTCACAGGGTCAACCTGGACGAAAAGTCG TTGAAAAGGAGGTGGTGTCCTTGGGGACGGGTACCAAATGCATTGGACAGTCAGCCATGAGCCCCCGCG GTGATGTGCTAAATGACAGCCATGCTGAGGTCATCGCCAGGAGGGGCTTCGTCAG gtaCCTGACAGAGGAGCTGAGGAGGGCGGTGGTTGGGGAGGACAGCAGGGTGTTTTGCCCCGGAGACGAGCGGGGAAAATGGCGGCTGCTGGACGGCGTCTCGTTCCTCTTCTTCACCAGCCACACCCCCT GTGGCGATGCCTCCATCATCCCCATGATGGACGGCCAGTCGCAGCCCTGTCTACCAATCGGGACGGTGGGGCGAGCCGACGGAACCAATGAGGCGCCTGCAGTTACAGACGGGGGCGGGACCCTGAAACggcagacagagggggaggagggcggggcctgcaAACGCCCCCGGCTGGAtaccgaggaagaggaggaggaggaggaggaggcggtcAGAGCACCTGAGGACCTCCTCTCTCCCGCCGAACGCGGCGCCGCGGACGCCGACGTCGCTAACGCTGGAGGTCCGGAGGAGCGGGCTCGGGACGTCCACAGGACGGGGGCCAAGTGCGTCCCGGGGGCCCGCGCGGACCCccgggaggcggggccggggtACCACAGCGTGGGGGCGCTGAGGGTGAagccggggcggggggagccCACCCGCTCGCTCTCCTGCAGCGACAAGCTGGCGCGCTGGGCCGCGCTGGGCTGCCAGGGCGCGCTGCTCTCGCActacctgcagggggcgatcCGCTTCGGCGCCGTGGTCACGGGGAAGTGTCCCTACAGCCCGGCGGCCATGGAGAGGGCGCTGATCAGCAG GTGTGCGCAGGTAACGGGGCTGCCCGTCGGGTACGAGCTGCAGCCGCCGCAGCTGCTGCAGTCCGGTCTGGAGTTTGCGCACAGCCAGGCGCAGACGGAGCGCAGCCACCGGCAGGGCCAGGGCAGGGTCTCACCCTGCGGCGCAG CCATCAGCTGGTGCGCCGTCACTGACCAGCCACTAGATGTCACTGCAAACGGCTACAAACAGGGCGTGACAAGGAAGGCTCTTGGCACAGACAAATCCAG CTGCATGCCCGCCTGCTCCTGCTTCTGA
- the adat1 gene encoding tRNA-specific adenosine deaminase 1 isoform X1, with protein MCALADSTWSADEIARLCYNRFDELPKRGKPEPGREWTLLAAVVKVSEAPSQGQPGRKVVEKEVVSLGTGTKCIGQSAMSPRGDVLNDSHAEVIARRGFVRYLTEELRRAVVGEDSRVFCPGDERGKWRLLDGVSFLFFTSHTPCGDASIIPMMDGQSQPCLPIGTVGRADGTNEAPAVTDGGGTLKRQTEGEEGGACKRPRLDTEEEEEEEEEAVRAPEDLLSPAERGAADADVANAGGPEERARDVHRTGAKCVPGARADPREAGPGYHSVGALRVKPGRGEPTRSLSCSDKLARWAALGCQGALLSHYLQGAIRFGAVVTGKCPYSPAAMERALISRCAQVTGLPVGYELQPPQLLQSGLEFAHSQAQTERSHRQGQGRVSPCGAAISWCAVTDQPLDVTANGYKQGVTRKALGTDKSRSLICKAELFRCFLNLLAVTADSQLPQSLRGDDNAKHNEDTMGSDALSFSLIQLHRGKELQTYWDYKQAAQTYQQAWLQLRTQAFPLWLRSPRDLLLFR; from the exons ATGTGTGCG CTTGCAGACAGTACGTGGTCCGCTGATGAAATTGCCCGTCTGTGCTACAATCGCTTCGACGAATTACCAAAAAGAGGCAAGCCAGAGCCGGGACGAGAGTGGACGCTTCTGGCGGCGGTTGTGAAAGTGTCCGAAGCACCGTCACAGGGTCAACCTGGACGAAAAGTCG TTGAAAAGGAGGTGGTGTCCTTGGGGACGGGTACCAAATGCATTGGACAGTCAGCCATGAGCCCCCGCG GTGATGTGCTAAATGACAGCCATGCTGAGGTCATCGCCAGGAGGGGCTTCGTCAG gtaCCTGACAGAGGAGCTGAGGAGGGCGGTGGTTGGGGAGGACAGCAGGGTGTTTTGCCCCGGAGACGAGCGGGGAAAATGGCGGCTGCTGGACGGCGTCTCGTTCCTCTTCTTCACCAGCCACACCCCCT GTGGCGATGCCTCCATCATCCCCATGATGGACGGCCAGTCGCAGCCCTGTCTACCAATCGGGACGGTGGGGCGAGCCGACGGAACCAATGAGGCGCCTGCAGTTACAGACGGGGGCGGGACCCTGAAACggcagacagagggggaggagggcggggcctgcaAACGCCCCCGGCTGGAtaccgaggaagaggaggaggaggaggaggaggcggtcAGAGCACCTGAGGACCTCCTCTCTCCCGCCGAACGCGGCGCCGCGGACGCCGACGTCGCTAACGCTGGAGGTCCGGAGGAGCGGGCTCGGGACGTCCACAGGACGGGGGCCAAGTGCGTCCCGGGGGCCCGCGCGGACCCccgggaggcggggccggggtACCACAGCGTGGGGGCGCTGAGGGTGAagccggggcggggggagccCACCCGCTCGCTCTCCTGCAGCGACAAGCTGGCGCGCTGGGCCGCGCTGGGCTGCCAGGGCGCGCTGCTCTCGCActacctgcagggggcgatcCGCTTCGGCGCCGTGGTCACGGGGAAGTGTCCCTACAGCCCGGCGGCCATGGAGAGGGCGCTGATCAGCAG GTGTGCGCAGGTAACGGGGCTGCCCGTCGGGTACGAGCTGCAGCCGCCGCAGCTGCTGCAGTCCGGTCTGGAGTTTGCGCACAGCCAGGCGCAGACGGAGCGCAGCCACCGGCAGGGCCAGGGCAGGGTCTCACCCTGCGGCGCAG CCATCAGCTGGTGCGCCGTCACTGACCAGCCACTAGATGTCACTGCAAACGGCTACAAACAGGGCGTGACAAGGAAGGCTCTTGGCACAGACAAATCCAG gtcTTTGATCTGTAAGGCCGAGCTCTTCCGCTGCTTTCTGAACCTGCTGGCAGTCACCGCAGACTCCCAACTCCCACAATCCCTGAG GGGTGATGACAACGCAAAACACAATGAGGACACAATGGGAAGCGATGCGTTATCATTCTCACTAATACAGTTGCACAG GGGGAAGGAGCTGCAGACATACTGGGACTACAAGCAGGCTGCGCAGACGTACCAGCAGGCCTGGCTGCAGCTGCGCACGCAGGCCTTCCCACTGTGGCTGCGCAGCCCTCGAGACCTGCTGCTGTTCCGCTGA
- the gabarapl2 gene encoding gamma-aminobutyric acid receptor-associated protein-like 2 has protein sequence MKWMFKEDHSLEHRCVESAKIRNKYPDRVPVIVEKVSGSQIVDIDKRKYLVPSDITVAQFMWIIRKRIQLPSEKAIFLFVDKTVPQSSLTMGQLYEKERDEDGFLYVAYSGENTFGF, from the exons atgaaatggatgTTTAAAGAAGATCATTCCCTGG AACACAGGTGCGTGGAGTCGGCCAAAATCCGCAACAAATATCCTGACAGGGTCccg GTGATCGTGGAGAAGGTGTCGGGTTCACAGATCGTGGACATCGACAAGCGGAAGTACCTGGTCCCCTCCGACATCACGGTGGCCCAGTTCATGTGGATCATCAGGAAGCGGATCCAGCTGCCGTCCGAAAAGGCCATCTTCCTGTTTGTCGACAAGACCGTCCCCCAAtccag ccTGACGATGGGACAGCTGTACGAGAAGGAGAGGGACGAGGACGGGTTTTTGTACGTGGCGTACAGCGGAGAGAACACGTTCGGCTTTTAG